From Hoplias malabaricus isolate fHopMal1 chromosome 11, fHopMal1.hap1, whole genome shotgun sequence, a single genomic window includes:
- the ppfibp2a gene encoding liprin-beta-2 isoform X2 → MECDIDFYKHFAWLKKVNLRALGNNESYQERLSRLEGDKESLVLQVSVLTDQVEAQGEKIRDLENSLEEHQHKLNSTEEMLQQELLSRTTLESQKLDLMDEVSYLKLKLVGMEERQNHNVERQHKAEGLLQEMRLLKNKVEELEDEKSQYERKLKATKAEISSLQQLLQCKNTEIENLQAQLLSKAPVSVDSAEREEIYRRRLNTKHQELQKLKTGMELLIAANDEKDRRIEELSLLLSHCKQFRDGMTSVQNSVISAPQSSSEEEEQSIGVKIKALSVKPHSELTSSVSSPLLAPPMSSQKETESKSHTKHLSSSMEDLKVGGTQKSPVEPVSSDEQQNSDFKQQTGKPSDTDAGKSDTSEARSREGSEDGDLSLRKTERMEDTSTSEPSSVSSGVDSGQHSPVSQENLKNNKSIRKLWGKIRRTQSGGLQGDDLEPTEFKRGGFRATAGPRLARTPDSGRSIRDMSLPFFKWTTEQVCGWLEDCGLGQYVNLARQWVVSGQTLLSATPQELEKEVGIKHPLHRKKLQLALRSFNNKAMEKSSELDHIWVTRWLDDIGLPQYKDQFHESRVDGRMLQYLTVNDLLFLKVTSQLHHLSIKCAIHVLHANKFNPHCLRRRPGDENKTSPSEAVQWSNHRVMEWLRSVDLAEYAPNLRGSGVHGGLIILEPRFNSETLAMLLNIPPQKTLLRRHLATNFNALVGPQAQQEKWEYANASGHTPLTTTAKVRPKKLGFTNFSHLRKKRPDESADYICPVDVGISPVLNGNPQRPQGSFRGLSPIVDRDIDRLDQATPKNSLSQ, encoded by the exons AGCTCAACTCCACAGAAGAGATGCTACAACAG GAGCTTCTGAGCAGGACAACTCTTGAGTCTCAGAAACTGGATCTGATGGATGAGGTCTCTTATCTGAAACTGAAGCTGGTGGGCATGGAAGAGAGGCAGAACCACAACGTGGAGAGACAACACAAAGCTGAG GGCTTGCTCCAGGAAATGAGATTACTCAAAAATAAGGTGGAGGAACTTGAAGATGAGAAGTCACAGTATGAGAGGAAGCTCAAAGCCACAAAG GCTGAGATCTCAAGCTTACAGCAGCTGCTacagtgtaaaaacacagagatcgagAACCTTCAGGCCCAGCTGCTCTCCAaagcccctgtgtctgtggacaGTGCAGAGAGAG AGGAGATATACAGGAGAAGGCTCAACACTAAAC ATCAAGAGTTACAAAAGCTAAAAACAGGTATGGAACTACTCATCGCAGCCAATGATGAAAAG GATCGGCGTATAGAGGAACTCTCCCTCCTCCTGAGCCACTGTAAGCAGTTTAGAGATGGCATGACCTCAGTTCAGA ACTCAGTGATTTCAGCTCCACAAAGCAGCAGTGAGGAAGAGGAGCAGAGCATAGGAGTGAAGATAAAAGCTCTCTCTGTTAAGCCTCACTCTGAG CTAACATCCAGTGTTTCCTCTCCACTTCTTGCGCCCCCAATGTCCAGTCAGAAGGAGACAGAATCCAA GTCACATACAAAACATCTCTCCAGCAGCATGGAAGACCTGAAAGTTGGAGGAACGCAAAAG AGTCCTGTAGAACCTGTTTCTTCAGATGAG CAACAGAACTCTGACTTCAAACAGCAGACGGGGAAGCCTTCTGACACAGATGCCGGGAAGAGTGATACCTCAGAAGCAAGATCTCGAGAAGGCAGTGAAGACGGAGACCTCAGCTTGC gaaagacagagagaatggaGGACACAAGCACATCTGAGCCTTCTTCAGTGTCATCTGGAGTAGACTCTGGACAGCATTCTCCTGTTTCACAGGAAAATCTGAAGAACAACAAGAGCATCCGTAAACTGTGGGGAAA GATCAGGAGGACACAGTCAGGGGGTCTGCAGGGAGATGATCTCGAGCCCACTGAATTCAAGAGGGGGGGCTTCAGAGCAACAGCAGGACCTAGACTGGCCCGGACACCAGACTCTGGACGTTCAATTAG GGACATGTCCTTGCCTTTTTTCAAGTggaccacagagcaggtgtgtggTTGGCTGGAGGACTGTGGACTGGGTCAGTATGTTAATCTGGCCCGTCAGTGGGTGGTCAGTGGTCAGACCTTACTCTCTGCCACACCACAAGAGTTGGAGAAG GAGGTGGGGATCAAACATCCCCTGCACAGAAAGAAGCTGCAACTGGCTCTCAGGTCTTTTAATAACAAGGCAATGGAGAAATCCTCTGAGCTTGATCACATCTGGGTAACAC GATGGTTGGATGACATTGGCTTACCTCAGTACAAAGACCAGTTTCATGAGAGCAGGGTTGATGGAAGAATGCTTCAGTACCTGACCGTG AATGACCTTCTGTTCCTGAAAGTCACCAGTCAGCTTCATCATCTGAGCATCAAATGTGCCATCCATGTGCTCCATGCAAACAAATTTAACCCCCATTGCCTGAGGCGGAGACCAGGGGACGAG AATAAAACTTCACCCTCAGAGGCGGTGCAGTGGTCTAACCACAGGGTAATGGAGTGGCTACGCTCTGTGGACCTGGCTGAATACGCCCCAAACCTCAGAGGGAGTGGGGTTCATGGAGGCCTCATA ATCCTGGAACCTCGTTTTAACTCAGAGACTTTGGCTATGCTGCTGAACATCCCTCCTCAGAAGACCCTGCTCAGGCGCCATTTAGCCACTAACTTCAATGCTCTTGTGGGGCCCCAGGCTCAGCAGGAAAAATGGGAGTATGCAAACGCTAGTGGACACACACCCCTCACCACCACCGCCAAAGTCCgg CCAAAGAAGCTTGGTTTCACAAACTTCAGTCACCTAAGGAAGAAGAGGCCTGATGAGTCAGCAGACTACATCTGTCCAGTAGATGTGGGTATTTCACCTGTGTTGAATGGTAACCCTCAGCGGCCCCAAGGAAGCTTCAGGGGTTTAAGCCCCATTGTGGACAGAGACATTGACAGACTGGACCAGGCCACACCAAAGAACTCTCTCAGCCAGTAA